From Sander vitreus isolate 19-12246 chromosome 5, sanVit1, whole genome shotgun sequence:
AAAGTAcactatttccctctgagatgtagtggagtacagtATAAGTATAAGATACAGCAAATGCTCGATATACTCGGTAAAGTAAAAgcacctcaaaattgtacttgagCACAGGGTTTCTCACCTGCTGAAATAACTGAGCGTTTGTCATTTCTCCTCCTGAGTTCACTGAACCTGCCATGACGGAATAAAATGACGAATaagcgataaaaaaaaacaaataaaaaaaacagcggACAGTTGTGATGAAAGCGAACCCTTACAACTTCACCTGTAACCGCTAATAGAAGCTAAATTCGCTATTTTCACAGAAATATACCGAAAAACGAGTCTTCTGTCATCTAGCTAGCTACTGTGAATGCAAAACAtctcacttcctgtttacatcccTTCTTCTTCGTTGGTGTCAGTCGGTGATTCAGACTGGCTGCTGCCGCCCAGCGGTCACACCATGTacatcctttactgcagtaaaaacagtgatggaagaagtactcaaaaATTACTACAaaaaattaagtaaaagtatatatgcttttacttgaatactttaagtagcctacattttgctGTTAATATTTTTGTACTGAAGTTAAAAGTATAACAGTATAAACTGCCCCCTCCACAGCAGCCCATTTCTCAGCTTTCATGTCGGtactccaaactgggggcgtgccgaccgccatctactgtaggtaatccACTGACTGAAGGATAATACCTTATACAAACCCACTCAGGGCACAACATTCAAAATTTGCACCATTTACCAGCAACGtactggtaaaatatgcaagtggatAGTAGAATTGCTTCACTtaccagccaaaaaaaacaaaaaaacaaatataatccATTGAGTGGATGGTAACATTTTACTATTCACTAGCAATTTGGCCAGTGGACAAAAACGTTGACTTTGCACCCTGACCCTACTTCAaaaaatccaaactatccctttaacatgCGGAATGCTCCATCCTGTGATAATGACTGCAATATTAATCTTTTCCACATTATAGTTTTATCCACATCACTGactgtattattataattatcatCAAGTGTGTCAAAGAAAGTTTATTCATGTTCATGAGTCTAAACAGTAAGACAACATTTTGCATATTTAACATcaaaaaaatttattttatgATAAATCGCATCACATCTTTTCTCCATACTGAGCATTTGCTTGCCTATTGGTCTTCAGCATCTCAGCATTACAGTTTGGTCGTAACCAAGTATTTATCGTGGCATTAACAGCCACAGACATACagcaggtcagaggtcagctcTTCTCTGCAGGTTTGGAGAAAGAGCCTAGCTGTTTGGTGTTTACGTCCCTCAGCTGctccagctgtctctgtcctcgCCTGTACAGATACTCAATGTGCATCACGTCCGTCTTCTTGATGCAAGCATTCACTCTGAACTCGTCACGGATTCGGGGGATGAAGCCTGGTTTGTCCTGACCGGCCCGCAGAAACTGCCGGTACAGAGCAAGGACCTGCTTCTGCAGCTTACTGTGCCGCGCCATCGGACTAACTCACCAGACCAAAGATCAGAAACCAGGTCAGCAGACAGCTAGAAGGACACGATGACTCAGGGACTGGAGTATCTTCAGCTGCAGTTCCTCTAATGAGGTTCCTTTAATGTCCTCTAATGATGCTGCTGTGGTCAAACTCTGACTGCATTGAAGTGAATGGGAAATTTCAGCTCTCAGCACATCACTGAGCTTCTTCTCGTGTCAGTCGGAGGGCAGATTTATGATTACAGACAGACACTGAACGTGATGTTGAACCCTGAATGGGTCATCAGTTTAAAGCTGGAGCTACAGATTAAACACTGAGGACCCTGAGCTCACCACGGTTTTTTTGGTCTGGTCTTTATACATGGCTTTCTGAGGTAAGGGGGTGGGCAGggagctctgattggctgagaagTCGTCTGAGGATTTCAGGTGTTGAACTGATGCAGGATCTGATGTTCGACTATGGGAGTAAACGCACTGAGTTAAggtgatgtcacaactacagCACAATGTTTGAAGAATCAGCCCCACAACCAATTCAATAATACTACAACTTTACCGTAGGCTACTTGCATTTAACTGAGCACTACTTGCACTGTGTCCACATCACTATGGTTTATTTGTCTACCATTGCACAGCATTTCTATGTAGAAAAATAAATCTTACGTATTTAAGCTATTGTTGGTAAGTATTGCACTTTGTCTTTTTTGCTCTAAACTGCTGTAACAGTACGATTTCCgctgggattaataaagtactcTAATATTCACACAACAGTAACGTTAGTGGATGGAAAAAAGcattcattcatgttttcttttgatGATTTTCTAAATTAGTTTAAAATTTGGATGGATGACTAAATGGCATTAGTTTAAGAAAGGGTGAAAACTAAATATGCAATATAACTGGGgctaaaataaattattattttaacaatcgattaatctgcaAATTAGTTAGCTGAACTAGGAGAATAATAACATAGTAACAACCAATTCAGGAAAGCTTAACTTACCTGTTTTAAACTGGTTCAACAAATGTTTACCCATTTCATCTGATTAAACTGGTTCCATCAGTAAATCACCAGTAAGTAAATCAACCGACATGTAAAAGTATAACCTGCACGCTGTATAATTAGCTGTGTTAGCTGATGTAAACAGCCCGTGTGACCTTACTGCGCGTTACAAAACCACGGTGAAGCTaacgggaaaaaaaaactacaacttcCGACAAGagatttcacaataaaatactCATTTAGGAGCACGAAATATTACAAAGGCTATGAAACGTAGATTTGGTTAACACTTTTAAAACCCTGCtaactatttgtttttattttaaatatagatTACTACGGAGTGTGTGTAGGTATATATTTACCTGTTCCACGAATAATGTGTGAGAGAAACATCTCAGCTGCTCCTGACTGACTAAAGATTAAAATCAATTccttgtttatttcatttatttaaatcttaaaGTAAGTGACTCTTGCTCCAGAGCTCCAGGTTTTACTGTGTGCCAAAATCTAAGTCAACAATTGAAGCTGAACGAGGACATTGACAAGCTCCTGACAGAATACACCTCTGATGTCATGTCAATTACCTCCAACATAACCCTACATTTACTCCGTATTTAGTATCGCGTGGtcatgacacaatcgttagcctattttttacaaaaacgtctgctacggagccataacgtgagatacaaggtaatggagccttttatacattatcGTGTTTCTTTagcaataaacaatggacaaatagagtctttaaacgcttcagatttTCTTCagagttattcgctgtcaaagtgacgccaaaatgaatggcagtcaatggaatgctaacggcaggtgatggcttgttagcattaCCCCCTTGTCCAGAACCCATATTCAACatcgcctttattttgaaactccCGAACCTGAAGATTTTTATTTCCAGGTTAGCTTGAAGGTGTGTCAAAACAAttacagagcagcagcagtgagtgaGCACAGTGGGAATGGAGACTTAACACGGTCGTTAATTACATACGGTTCGtgcttttatttctgttaaTTTGTCGGAGTGATTTTACAATATCTATCTTTTTCGGGTGGGAAGTTTGACAAAAGTGGAAAACGGATTTTCgacaagctaacattagcttctgTCAGAGCACTCTGACAAAAGATGATTAGCTAGTTATAAGCAATAATTAATCTGCATGTCAGGCTAGTtatcaacaaaaataaaaagcttttcATAGCATTGTGGTTACATTACATgtatttaaaatagaaaaaattaCTTTTCTTAGCAAGCTAGTAAAATGACATTCACGAGTGTTAACTGGAAGAATACTGACCGTTAACTAATATTAAAATACTAATATCTGCTTATTAAGCTCTGGAAATAGAGAAGATTTTCCATACTGCTGTTTACATCATGGCATTTGTCTCTTTAATATCTctggtaaaaataataattcacttCATTCAAACTTCCACCACTCCTAGCAGGAACATTCTACAGAACACACCATAGTAACCGCAACctacaaaataaacatcttcTCTGTAACGCAGTGTCaataaaaactgaacattatataCTTCATAAAGGTTGGATTCAGTTGTAGATATGTTCATGTTATTGTGCATCACAAACCCATCCTACTGTAAATAATGAACccacaacaaataaatgaaaaccagcCTGAAAAAGCTCAATATGAAatcaaaaactgtaataatCATCTAATTATATATTTACAACAAATCACTATTAAAACACTTTTGTTTGCTTTCTGCTACTTTAGCGTAAAGCAAGTGAGATGTTACACGTACATTTTGTCTGAGAAGCGTATTTATTTTCCCATGTACCTGCAGACATGGAGGTGACGGAGAAGGAGTGGCGGCAGGTGGAGGAGCAGGTGGAGAGGCTGCTATGTggtcaggggtcagaggtcaccgCCTGTGACGTGGGCCTGGAGCAGAGCAAACCGGCGACTCTGAGGAAGAATGTCACCTACATTGTCTGCGCCGTCATCTTCAATGAGAAGGTAACCTCATTATCAGTTTATCTGCCAATTATttgcattattatttaattaattgttGGGtctataaaaatgtgtgtgtgtgtgtgtgtgtgtgtgtgtgtgtgttgtccatcAGGAGGAGGTGCTGATGGTGCAGGAGGCAAAGACGGACTGTTATAAGCAGTGGTACCTGCCTGCAGGGAGGGTGGAGGTGGGGGAGAGCCTGGAGGAGGCGCTGAGGAGggaggtgagacacacacatgcacacacacacgctattattattttcttccttttttttttttttacacacaccgTGGTATCGACtttagtattgagtattgtttACTTTTGTTGGTATCAGTACCGAATACTAGATTTTTGGTATCGTGAAATctccaacacacaaacacacacgcacacgcacacacacacacacacacacacacacacacacacaaacttgtcCCGGTTACCTGAGTTACCGCTCTGTTTATCTGCAGGTGAAGGAGGAGGCGGGGTTTGACTGTGAGCCAATCACCTTGCTGCTGATCCAGGAGCAGGGACCGCAGTGGATCCGCTTCAACTTCCTTGCTAAAGTcacaggtcagaggtcacacatacacgcacgttTGTACTTCTGTTCTTATGAGGACCCTCATGAACATAATTAACCAAACTGAACCTGACTCTGTCGGTCTCCATTAAAAAAACCTGaaactgtgttgttgttaaattcactGTACAGAATGAAGATTCTACAGAGTTTGTCTCGGAGCTCACCCTAAATCTCAGTTTAACAGCTGGACTTACCTGCAGGATTTATGGGGCAGGAGA
This genomic window contains:
- the sdhaf1 gene encoding succinate dehydrogenase assembly factor 1, mitochondrial; the encoded protein is MARHSKLQKQVLALYRQFLRAGQDKPGFIPRIRDEFRVNACIKKTDVMHIEYLYRRGQRQLEQLRDVNTKQLGSFSKPAEKS